A single region of the Moorena sp. SIOASIH genome encodes:
- a CDS encoding LptF/LptG family permease, whose product MKLGKPYFLKFVFPSLSVMDRYIAAELIPPFLFGVGGFSSIGVAVGSLFDMVVKITELGLSWTIAAQVVLLKFPEFMSYALPISVLLATLIAYSRLSNDSELIALRSCGVSLYRLVAPALVLSLIVTGITFLFNELIVPAANYQATITLEKALNQEKSSFEENGILYPEYQTFTQPNGTTTQTLKRLFYGNRFDGQSMKELTVLEWSNQGKLKKIILSESALWNYKQNTWDFFHGSIYFISPNTSFQKIVTFDHQQIPFPRAPLDLVTKARDPYEMNIIQAIEMIHLLKGAGDRKKLRMLQVRMQQKIAFPFICIIFGLVGASISIRPKRISKGTSFGVCLIVIFGYYLLSFVIGGFGIAGILSPIVAAWLPNLFGFGAGGWLLLRLEGNG is encoded by the coding sequence TTGAAACTCGGCAAACCTTACTTCCTTAAATTCGTTTTTCCTAGCTTATCAGTGATGGATCGCTACATCGCTGCTGAACTCATCCCACCGTTTCTATTTGGTGTTGGCGGGTTTTCATCTATTGGTGTGGCTGTGGGTAGCCTGTTTGATATGGTAGTCAAAATCACTGAGTTAGGACTATCTTGGACAATTGCTGCCCAAGTCGTGCTCTTAAAGTTTCCTGAGTTTATGTCCTATGCCTTACCCATATCAGTACTGCTGGCTACACTAATAGCATATTCTCGCTTGAGTAATGACAGTGAGTTAATTGCCCTGCGCAGCTGCGGTGTGAGTTTATACCGACTGGTTGCCCCTGCTCTGGTTCTCAGCCTAATTGTCACAGGAATCACTTTTCTCTTCAATGAATTAATTGTTCCAGCCGCTAACTACCAGGCAACTATAACATTAGAAAAAGCTCTTAATCAGGAAAAATCCTCTTTCGAGGAAAACGGTATTCTGTATCCAGAGTATCAGACTTTTACCCAACCCAATGGCACAACTACTCAGACACTCAAACGCTTATTCTATGGAAATCGATTTGATGGTCAGAGCATGAAAGAGCTGACTGTCTTGGAGTGGTCTAATCAGGGTAAGTTGAAGAAAATTATTCTATCGGAATCAGCCCTTTGGAATTATAAGCAAAATACCTGGGATTTTTTCCATGGGTCAATTTATTTTATTAGTCCTAATACCTCTTTCCAGAAAATAGTAACCTTTGATCATCAACAAATCCCATTTCCTAGAGCACCCCTTGATTTAGTCACTAAAGCCCGTGACCCTTATGAGATGAATATTATTCAAGCCATAGAAATGATTCACTTGCTTAAGGGAGCTGGCGATCGCAAAAAACTCCGGATGCTGCAAGTGCGGATGCAACAAAAAATTGCTTTTCCATTCATTTGTATAATCTTTGGCTTAGTAGGAGCAAGCATCAGTATTCGACCTAAACGAATTAGTAAAGGGACTAGCTTTGGGGTCTGTTTAATCGTAATTTTTGGCTACTACTTACTGAGCTTTGTAATCGGAGGTTTCGGTATAGCGGGAATTCTCTCCCCAATTGTAGCTGCCTGGTTACCTAATCTATTTGGTTTCGGAGCAGGAGGATGGTTATTGTTGCGATTGGAGGGTAATGGTTGA
- a CDS encoding 4-hydroxy-3-methylbut-2-enyl diphosphate reductase codes for MDTKAFKRSLQKSDNYHRKGFGHEAEVTSQLESEYQSSLIEEIRANNYRLQQGDVTIRLAEAFGFCWGVERAVAMAYETRTHFPNERIWITNEIIHNPSVNQRLREMAVKFIAVEDGKKDFSVVGAGDVVILPAFGASVQEMQLLHEKDCKIVDTTCPWVSKVWNTVEKHKKKEYTSIIHGKYKHEETVATSSFAGKYLVLLNLQEAEYVANYILNGGNREEFLDKFKNAMSVGFDPEQDLERIGIANQTTMLKTETEQIGKLFERTMMKKYGTSNLNDHFQSFNTICDATQERQDAMLELVEEKLDLMIVIGGFNSSNTTHLQEIAIERQLPSYHIDSVNRIISADEIEHKPLHQEVEVARNWLPSGSIVVGVTSGASTPDKVVEDVINRIFELKATAVAV; via the coding sequence ATGGATACAAAAGCTTTCAAGCGCTCACTCCAGAAATCAGATAACTACCACCGCAAAGGATTTGGTCACGAAGCCGAAGTTACCTCTCAGTTGGAATCGGAATATCAAAGCAGTCTGATTGAAGAGATTCGTGCTAATAACTATCGGCTGCAACAGGGAGATGTGACCATCCGGCTAGCAGAAGCATTTGGCTTTTGCTGGGGTGTAGAGCGAGCTGTAGCCATGGCTTATGAAACCCGCACCCACTTCCCCAATGAACGGATCTGGATTACTAATGAAATTATTCACAACCCCTCTGTTAACCAGCGCTTGCGGGAAATGGCAGTAAAATTTATTGCCGTTGAGGATGGCAAGAAAGACTTCTCTGTTGTTGGTGCTGGGGATGTAGTGATTTTACCAGCATTCGGTGCTAGTGTTCAGGAAATGCAGCTGCTCCACGAGAAAGACTGCAAGATTGTAGATACTACCTGTCCCTGGGTGTCCAAAGTGTGGAACACCGTAGAGAAGCATAAGAAAAAAGAATACACTTCCATTATTCACGGAAAATATAAACACGAAGAAACGGTAGCAACGAGTTCCTTTGCCGGAAAATATCTAGTGTTGCTGAATCTACAAGAAGCGGAATACGTTGCCAACTACATTCTCAATGGTGGTAACCGGGAGGAATTTCTCGATAAATTTAAAAACGCTATGTCAGTTGGCTTTGACCCGGAGCAGGATTTAGAGCGGATTGGGATTGCCAACCAAACTACTATGCTCAAGACCGAGACCGAGCAGATCGGCAAACTTTTTGAGCGCACCATGATGAAGAAATATGGTACGTCTAATTTAAACGATCACTTCCAAAGCTTCAATACCATTTGTGATGCCACCCAAGAACGGCAGGATGCCATGTTGGAGCTCGTAGAAGAAAAGCTAGACTTGATGATTGTGATTGGTGGCTTTAATTCCTCCAATACCACTCACCTGCAAGAAATTGCTATTGAGCGACAACTACCATCCTATCACATTGACAGTGTCAACCGGATTATTTCTGCTGATGAAATCGAGCATAAACCCCTACATCAGGAGGTGGAAGTAGCACGAAATTGGCTTCCCTCTGGTTCGATAGTAGTAGGAGTAACCTCTGGAGCGTCTACTCCTGATAAGGTAGTAGAAGATGTAATCAATAGGATTTTTGAACTGAAGGCGACTGCTGTAGCAGTTTAG
- a CDS encoding GDSL-type esterase/lipase family protein, which produces MKRCPPWALISLAANGFMILTLTWVLLGEYKKLKSDPVSHPVVTTRILNPTPEPVIKLGPRHQLNYQQWLALLEREAQVVANQKPEKLTVLLGDSLSLWFPNALLPPKRYWLNQGLSGETSAGLLKRLDILDQTKPEAIFVMIGINDLIRGVKDEAILENQRLTIRYLRRAHTETKIVLQSILPHGAEQATWEGRDRLLTIPNSRIQNLNQQLKAIAHAEGAIYLNLYPLFADSQGNLQPELSTDGLHLSPQGYLVWRYGLQIFEQLILQEGLAIPIAKGTGSRE; this is translated from the coding sequence TTGAAGCGTTGTCCACCTTGGGCTTTAATATCCCTTGCTGCCAATGGGTTTATGATTCTGACTCTCACCTGGGTACTACTGGGTGAGTATAAAAAGTTAAAGTCAGATCCAGTTAGCCATCCTGTGGTGACTACCCGAATTTTAAATCCCACCCCTGAACCAGTAATTAAATTAGGACCACGACACCAGTTAAATTACCAACAATGGCTGGCACTGCTGGAGAGGGAAGCTCAGGTAGTGGCTAATCAAAAACCAGAAAAGTTAACTGTACTGCTGGGAGATTCTCTAAGCCTATGGTTTCCCAATGCATTGCTACCCCCAAAACGCTACTGGCTTAATCAAGGACTGTCTGGGGAAACCTCAGCAGGGTTGCTCAAGCGCTTAGATATTTTGGATCAGACTAAGCCAGAAGCAATTTTTGTGATGATCGGCATCAATGACCTAATTCGGGGGGTCAAGGATGAAGCAATTCTAGAAAACCAACGGCTAACGATTCGCTACTTACGGCGAGCCCATACCGAAACTAAGATTGTCCTTCAATCGATTTTGCCCCATGGTGCTGAACAGGCAACCTGGGAAGGACGCGATCGCTTACTTACTATCCCCAACAGTCGCATCCAAAATCTGAACCAGCAGCTAAAAGCGATCGCTCACGCAGAAGGAGCGATTTATCTAAATCTCTATCCCCTCTTTGCTGATAGTCAGGGCAACCTGCAACCTGAGCTTAGTACCGATGGCTTGCATCTTAGTCCCCAAGGTTACTTAGTCTGGCGCTATGGTTTACAAATCTTTGAGCAACTTATCCTCCAAGAAGGATTAGCTATTCCGATAGCAAAGGGGACAGGGAGCAGGGAGTAG
- a CDS encoding ammonium transporter: MTISKSQRTMKNKGTLVKSRRPMAHQASRSSWDYPYLEPLKAIAKSFSPYWLACIPLTGIIILVWHTAAFAQDSAAPTPEEIQGTLNAIWILVAAILVIFMNAGFGMLETGFCRQKNAVNILSKNLIVFALATIAFWAIGFSFMFGKGNGFIGLSGFFLSSEDPATYGLDPFPAGLPISVFFLFQAAFAGTAATIVSGAVAERIKFLDFLIFSILIVGVSYSITGHWVWSSEGWLGAMGFSDFAGSTVVHSVGGWAALMGAAFLGPRSGKYENGEPRAIPGHNMSIATLGCLILWIGWFGFNPGSELAASEAVPYIAVTTNLAAAAGGITATLTAWLKDGKPDLSMIINGILAGLVAITAPCNNVSYLSAVIIGAIGGIIVVFSVSFFDNIKIDDPVGAISVHLVNGIWGTLAVGLFAKDSGLFTAGSAGQLGTQILGILAIGGFTVLFSGILWLVLKVTLGIRVTPEEELEGLDISEHGMEAYAGFVKEASVMHGSSVSSFSSPTDMASSSEF, from the coding sequence ATGACAATTTCAAAATCTCAGCGAACAATGAAAAACAAAGGTACCCTAGTAAAATCTAGGCGACCTATGGCTCACCAAGCCTCCCGCTCATCGTGGGATTATCCTTATCTAGAGCCATTGAAAGCGATCGCAAAATCCTTTTCCCCTTACTGGCTCGCCTGTATTCCTCTGACAGGGATAATTATTCTAGTTTGGCATACAGCAGCTTTTGCCCAGGATAGTGCGGCACCTACCCCAGAAGAAATTCAGGGAACTCTCAATGCTATCTGGATATTAGTAGCTGCCATCCTAGTTATTTTCATGAATGCCGGATTCGGAATGCTAGAAACCGGCTTCTGCCGCCAGAAGAATGCCGTAAACATTCTCTCGAAGAACCTAATCGTCTTTGCCTTGGCAACCATTGCGTTTTGGGCAATTGGTTTCTCCTTTATGTTCGGGAAAGGCAACGGATTTATTGGACTGTCGGGCTTTTTCCTCAGCAGTGAAGATCCCGCTACCTATGGGTTAGATCCATTTCCGGCAGGTCTACCGATATCGGTATTTTTCCTATTCCAAGCTGCTTTTGCTGGAACTGCCGCAACCATCGTGTCCGGTGCTGTTGCTGAACGGATTAAGTTCCTAGACTTTTTAATCTTCAGCATCCTGATTGTTGGGGTATCCTACTCCATCACTGGACACTGGGTTTGGAGCAGTGAGGGTTGGCTTGGTGCCATGGGATTCTCAGACTTTGCTGGCTCAACCGTGGTTCACTCCGTTGGTGGCTGGGCGGCTTTGATGGGAGCTGCTTTCCTCGGACCCCGTAGCGGTAAGTACGAAAACGGAGAACCTCGTGCTATCCCAGGTCACAACATGAGTATTGCCACTCTTGGTTGCTTGATTCTCTGGATCGGCTGGTTTGGCTTCAATCCAGGTTCTGAGCTAGCTGCTAGTGAGGCAGTTCCCTATATTGCGGTGACCACTAACCTAGCCGCAGCAGCTGGTGGGATTACCGCCACCTTGACTGCTTGGCTAAAAGATGGTAAGCCCGACCTGTCGATGATCATCAACGGGATTTTGGCTGGATTAGTGGCAATTACGGCTCCCTGTAACAATGTCAGCTATCTTTCAGCAGTTATTATTGGTGCTATTGGTGGCATCATCGTTGTCTTCTCGGTTTCCTTCTTTGACAACATCAAAATTGATGACCCAGTAGGGGCAATTTCAGTCCACTTGGTCAATGGTATCTGGGGAACCCTAGCCGTTGGACTCTTCGCTAAAGATTCAGGTCTGTTCACCGCCGGTAGTGCCGGTCAACTTGGCACCCAAATCTTGGGTATTCTAGCGATTGGTGGCTTCACCGTGCTGTTTAGTGGCATCCTGTGGTTAGTGCTGAAAGTTACCCTCGGGATCCGGGTGACACCAGAAGAAGAACTGGAAGGCTTGGATATCAGCGAACACGGTATGGAAGCTTACGCTGGATTTGTCAAGGAAGCCAGTGTGATGCATGGTTCTAGCGTGAGTAGCTTCAGTAGTCCTACAGACATGGCTAGTAGCTCTGAATTTTAG
- the recG gene encoding ATP-dependent DNA helicase RecG, whose protein sequence is MTELPDWVRLQKALSVEARVGFTDLEGNQYRFSEFLCLSFSKTPNVLTSTEKQRWQDIGNQFARYSQMTLQQRQHLVADTRRFLNNLQQNTQRRLVEDKSQTEHPMVRVPKTKPLVEKQQASSELGSKKNLDLPLAKLAAVGSKNSEYLARLGLHKVRDLLYYYPRDHINYARQVNMADLVPGETVTIMGTVKRCNCFSSPRNKKLTILDIVLKDSTGQIKLSRFFAGFRYSNRSWQYQQKRRYPVGAVVAASGLVKKNKYGITLEDPELEVLEHPGGTIDSMKIGRVVPVYSLTEGVPADLVRRAIIAALPYTSLIKEPLPVTFRKEYGLMGVSDAIANIHFPQDADTLADARRRLVFDEFFYLQLGFLQRRQAQRKSQSSAVMAPIGKLFDQFNQLLPFELTGAQTRVINEILKDMESETPMNRLVQGDVGSGKTIVAVYAILAAIQSGYQAALMAPTEVLAEQHYRKLVNWFNLLHLPVELLTGSTKVSKRRKIHSQLETGELPLLVGTHALIQDPVNFNSLGLVVIDEQHRFGVKQRARLQQKGQSPHVLTLTATPIPRTLALTLHGDLDVSQIDELPPGRQKIQTTVLKGKERKHAYDLIRREVAQGRQAYMVLPLIEESEKLDVRSAIEEHKRLSESIFPEFKVGLLHGRMNSAEKDKALSAFRDNKSQIIVSTTVIEVGVDVPNATVMMIENAERFGLSQLHQLRGRVGRGSDKSYCLLVSGSNTETARQRLGVLEQSQDGFFISEMDMRFRGPGEVLGKRQSGLADFALASLVEDQEVLNLARDAAEKIIIQDEILENYPLMKVELEYRYQWLMDGTIMT, encoded by the coding sequence ATGACCGAATTACCAGATTGGGTGCGATTGCAAAAAGCCCTGTCGGTAGAAGCAAGAGTTGGCTTTACTGATTTGGAAGGGAATCAATACCGCTTTAGTGAATTCCTCTGCCTCAGTTTTAGTAAGACTCCTAATGTCCTAACATCAACTGAGAAACAGCGTTGGCAGGACATCGGCAATCAGTTTGCCCGTTATTCTCAGATGACGCTACAACAACGGCAACATCTGGTAGCTGATACTCGCCGCTTTCTCAATAACCTCCAGCAGAATACTCAACGCCGTTTAGTTGAAGATAAATCTCAAACAGAACATCCTATGGTCAGAGTGCCTAAAACCAAGCCCTTGGTGGAGAAACAACAGGCATCATCAGAGCTTGGTAGTAAAAAAAACCTTGACCTACCACTGGCTAAGTTGGCAGCGGTGGGTAGTAAAAACAGTGAGTATTTAGCACGTCTGGGTCTGCACAAAGTGCGTGACTTGCTCTATTACTACCCCCGTGATCATATTAACTATGCCCGTCAGGTTAATATGGCTGACTTAGTACCTGGTGAAACAGTCACTATCATGGGTACGGTGAAGCGCTGTAACTGCTTCAGTAGCCCCCGTAATAAAAAATTAACTATTTTAGATATAGTCTTAAAAGACTCTACTGGTCAAATTAAGCTCAGTCGTTTTTTTGCTGGCTTTCGTTACAGTAATCGTAGCTGGCAGTATCAACAAAAGCGGCGGTATCCAGTGGGAGCAGTGGTAGCTGCTTCGGGTTTGGTAAAGAAAAATAAATATGGGATTACCCTAGAAGACCCGGAACTGGAAGTATTAGAGCATCCAGGGGGTACCATTGACTCGATGAAAATAGGTCGAGTTGTACCAGTTTATTCCCTAACCGAAGGGGTACCAGCCGACTTGGTCAGGCGGGCGATAATTGCTGCACTTCCCTACACTTCTTTGATTAAGGAACCCTTGCCAGTAACCTTTCGTAAAGAATATGGGTTGATGGGGGTTTCTGATGCGATCGCAAACATTCATTTTCCCCAAGATGCAGACACCCTTGCCGATGCCAGAAGGCGCTTAGTCTTTGATGAATTTTTCTACTTACAGCTCGGATTTCTCCAGCGCCGCCAAGCTCAGCGTAAAAGCCAAAGCAGTGCGGTCATGGCTCCGATTGGTAAACTCTTTGACCAATTTAATCAACTGCTTCCTTTTGAATTAACCGGGGCTCAGACAAGAGTCATCAATGAAATTCTCAAGGATATGGAATCAGAAACACCCATGAATCGGTTGGTCCAGGGAGATGTCGGTTCCGGTAAAACTATTGTGGCAGTTTATGCTATTCTAGCCGCCATCCAATCGGGGTACCAAGCAGCTCTGATGGCTCCCACTGAAGTATTAGCTGAACAGCACTATCGTAAGTTAGTAAATTGGTTTAATTTACTACATCTTCCGGTTGAATTACTAACAGGTTCCACTAAAGTTTCCAAGCGTAGAAAAATTCATTCCCAGCTAGAAACGGGAGAACTTCCTTTGTTGGTAGGAACCCATGCTTTGATTCAAGACCCAGTCAACTTCAACAGTTTGGGTTTAGTGGTAATTGATGAACAGCATCGGTTTGGGGTAAAACAACGGGCTCGTTTACAGCAAAAAGGTCAATCTCCCCATGTGCTGACTCTAACCGCCACACCAATTCCCAGAACCCTAGCGCTAACCCTCCACGGGGATTTGGATGTGAGTCAGATTGATGAATTACCCCCTGGTCGTCAGAAGATTCAGACCACTGTGCTAAAGGGTAAAGAGAGGAAACATGCCTATGACCTGATTCGTCGAGAAGTGGCTCAAGGAAGGCAAGCTTATATGGTATTGCCGTTGATTGAGGAATCGGAAAAATTAGATGTACGCTCAGCAATCGAAGAGCATAAACGACTGTCTGAGAGTATATTTCCAGAATTTAAGGTTGGGTTACTTCATGGTCGGATGAATTCAGCTGAGAAAGATAAAGCACTAAGTGCTTTTCGGGATAACAAGAGTCAAATTATTGTTTCAACTACTGTGATTGAAGTGGGTGTAGATGTACCAAATGCTACCGTAATGATGATTGAAAATGCAGAACGGTTTGGGTTATCTCAGTTACACCAATTACGGGGTCGTGTCGGTCGAGGTTCTGACAAATCTTATTGTCTTTTAGTCAGTGGTTCTAATACTGAAACAGCCAGACAACGTTTGGGGGTATTAGAACAGTCCCAAGATGGCTTTTTTATCTCTGAAATGGATATGCGTTTTCGTGGTCCTGGGGAAGTTTTAGGTAAGCGCCAATCCGGGTTAGCAGATTTTGCTCTAGCTAGTTTGGTAGAAGACCAAGAGGTATTGAATTTGGCGAGAGATGCAGCAGAAAAGATTATTATTCAGGATGAAATATTGGAGAATTACCCTTTAATGAAAGTCGAGTTAGAGTATCGGTATCAGTGGTTGATGGATGGGACAATTATGACTTAA
- a CDS encoding glycerol-3-phosphate acyltransferase, with amino-acid sequence MTLNQVLGFLLIVTVCPILGGLPLIAWITYVLTRHNLAQVGTGNISVSAAFYHGGNLVGVLAVLSEAGKGIAAVLLARHFFPSESAWELIALIMLVLGRYWIGKGAGTTNVTWGVLCHDPILALLVFLIGGISFTIFRNPKHGKLVILVLFPVILALLHPQDFSRIVIATILSLLLAWIYQKIPDDLDLPSGQTQAESKRVFHFFQGDSAVISLDTKLDRKKVGEKAATLSQLKRSGYSVPVGWVLPPGDDPEPLLKYLPVSESEPLVVRSSAVGEDSAQASAAGQYQSVLQVTSSAALLDAINRVLESYRNPVAAQYRRDQQLPDSAMAVLIQKQVKGVFSGVAFSRDPISQQGEAVVVEALPGYATQVVSGKVTPEQYQVYFKSGKEEDSAESFASSRIEGSGDVPPALIKQVALLARRLEDYYQGLPQDIEWSYDGQKLWLLQARPITTLQPTWTRKIAAEVIPGVIRPLTWSINRPLTCGVWGDIFTIVLGKRAKGMDFTETATLHYSHAYFNVTLLGKIFRRMGLPPESLEFLTRGAKFSKPPMKTTLKNLPGLLRLLGREWRLDQDFEADYQTHFLPLLNQLSARAQSELSPVQLLERIDSILMVLKRATYYSILAPLSMSLRQAVLKIEDKQLDNSKTPEVDSMRALARIAADARHLLSHEQVIYDSGASLFATLAEIPDGSSILEQFDHFLEGYGYLSEVATDVAIPRWQEDPRAVRKLFAQFLAHPLPQSPKPRGQNWKAEVVQARLDLKGRVTQVYSKLMAHLRWSFLALEARWLLLGLLVEPGDIFFLELPEIRSLVGSDNQELRQQLPEIVQQRRTKLTQDAQLTTVPFLVYGNNPPLPAEPKPLAGSEQGLLQGIGASSGQVEGLVKVVKSLQSDITIDQQTIVVVPYTDSGWAPLLARAGGLISEVGGRLSHGAIVAREYGIPAVMDINHATDILRDGQRVRIDGQLGTVEVLD; translated from the coding sequence ATGACACTAAACCAGGTTTTAGGGTTCTTGCTCATTGTTACCGTCTGTCCTATCTTAGGTGGACTACCTCTGATTGCCTGGATTACCTATGTACTGACCAGGCATAACCTAGCCCAGGTCGGTACTGGTAATATATCAGTTTCAGCCGCCTTTTACCACGGAGGAAATCTGGTTGGTGTCTTGGCAGTCCTCTCAGAGGCAGGAAAAGGAATTGCAGCAGTCTTACTAGCTCGCCACTTCTTTCCCAGTGAATCAGCCTGGGAATTGATCGCTCTAATCATGTTGGTGTTAGGTCGTTACTGGATAGGCAAAGGTGCAGGGACGACCAATGTCACTTGGGGAGTATTATGCCATGACCCCATTCTGGCATTGCTAGTATTTTTGATTGGAGGGATTAGCTTTACCATTTTCCGGAATCCCAAACATGGCAAACTGGTGATTTTAGTCTTGTTCCCCGTGATTCTGGCTCTATTGCATCCCCAGGATTTCTCCAGAATTGTAATTGCCACCATCTTGAGTCTATTATTAGCTTGGATTTATCAAAAAATTCCCGATGACTTAGACCTTCCCAGTGGGCAAACTCAAGCAGAATCTAAGAGAGTGTTTCATTTTTTCCAAGGCGATAGTGCCGTAATTTCTCTGGACACCAAACTAGACCGTAAAAAAGTTGGGGAAAAAGCTGCCACCCTATCCCAGCTCAAGCGTTCTGGTTACTCAGTACCTGTGGGCTGGGTACTCCCTCCAGGTGATGATCCAGAACCCCTGCTCAAATACCTACCCGTTTCTGAATCTGAACCCCTGGTAGTGCGTTCTTCCGCAGTAGGAGAAGATTCAGCCCAGGCTTCAGCCGCAGGGCAGTATCAAAGCGTGTTGCAGGTGACCAGCTCAGCGGCACTACTGGATGCCATTAATCGAGTCTTAGAGTCTTATCGTAATCCAGTAGCTGCACAATACCGTCGAGATCAGCAACTGCCAGATTCAGCTATGGCTGTGCTAATTCAAAAACAAGTCAAGGGGGTTTTTTCTGGAGTTGCTTTCAGTCGTGACCCTATTTCCCAACAGGGAGAAGCTGTTGTGGTCGAAGCCCTACCTGGATATGCTACACAAGTTGTATCGGGTAAAGTAACACCAGAGCAGTACCAAGTTTATTTCAAGTCAGGGAAAGAAGAGGATTCAGCAGAAAGTTTTGCCTCCTCACGGATTGAAGGTAGTGGTGATGTCCCTCCAGCCTTAATCAAACAAGTGGCGCTCTTGGCACGTCGGTTAGAAGACTATTACCAGGGTCTTCCCCAAGATATTGAGTGGAGTTATGACGGTCAAAAACTTTGGTTATTGCAAGCACGACCTATAACTACTCTACAACCAACCTGGACTCGTAAAATTGCTGCGGAAGTAATTCCAGGAGTAATCCGACCCCTAACTTGGTCGATTAATCGTCCCCTCACCTGCGGTGTTTGGGGAGATATTTTTACCATAGTGCTAGGGAAGCGAGCTAAAGGAATGGATTTCACCGAAACTGCTACGCTGCACTATTCCCATGCTTACTTCAATGTTACTCTGTTGGGGAAAATTTTTCGGCGTATGGGTCTACCCCCAGAAAGTCTGGAATTTCTGACTAGGGGAGCTAAGTTTTCCAAACCACCAATGAAGACCACCCTAAAAAACCTACCTGGTTTACTACGATTGCTTGGTCGGGAATGGCGTTTAGACCAAGACTTTGAAGCGGATTACCAAACCCACTTTCTACCCCTATTGAATCAGCTCTCAGCAAGAGCCCAGTCGGAATTATCTCCAGTGCAACTCCTAGAACGCATCGACAGCATTTTAATGGTGTTGAAACGAGCCACCTACTATAGTATTCTTGCTCCCCTTAGTATGTCTTTGCGGCAGGCAGTACTCAAGATTGAGGACAAACAACTAGATAACAGCAAAACTCCAGAGGTCGATAGTATGCGAGCCTTGGCTAGGATAGCAGCAGATGCTCGGCATTTATTAAGCCACGAACAGGTTATCTATGACAGTGGAGCCTCTCTGTTTGCCACCCTAGCAGAAATCCCAGATGGTTCCAGCATTTTAGAGCAGTTTGACCACTTTCTTGAGGGCTATGGTTACCTTAGCGAAGTGGCAACCGATGTAGCAATTCCCCGCTGGCAAGAAGACCCCCGAGCTGTTAGAAAGCTGTTCGCTCAGTTTCTAGCTCATCCACTGCCCCAATCTCCAAAACCTAGAGGGCAAAACTGGAAAGCTGAAGTGGTACAAGCACGGCTGGATCTCAAAGGTCGAGTAACCCAAGTCTACTCTAAGCTGATGGCTCACCTACGCTGGAGCTTCTTGGCTCTAGAGGCACGCTGGCTGCTGTTAGGTTTACTAGTTGAACCAGGGGACATTTTTTTCTTGGAGTTACCCGAAATTCGCTCTCTAGTAGGTAGTGATAACCAGGAACTCAGACAACAGCTTCCAGAAATTGTGCAACAACGGCGCACTAAATTGACACAGGATGCTCAGCTGACTACCGTACCTTTCCTGGTTTATGGCAATAATCCTCCCTTACCCGCTGAGCCCAAACCTTTAGCTGGGTCTGAGCAAGGACTGCTACAAGGCATTGGTGCCAGTTCTGGACAAGTAGAGGGTTTGGTAAAAGTTGTGAAAAGCTTGCAAAGTGATATCACTATTGACCAGCAAACCATTGTGGTTGTACCCTACACCGATTCCGGTTGGGCACCATTACTCGCTCGTGCTGGTGGCTTAATTTCTGAAGTAGGGGGACGTCTGTCCCACGGTGCCATTGTCGCCCGAGAGTATGGTATCCCAGCCGTAATGGATATTAATCATGCCACTGATATATTACGAGATGGTCAGCGGGTCAGGATTGATGGTCAGTTGGGGACAGTTGAGGTATTGGACTAG